The following coding sequences lie in one Fusarium poae strain DAOMC 252244 chromosome 1, whole genome shotgun sequence genomic window:
- a CDS encoding hypothetical protein (SECRETED:SignalP(1-23)) has product MKLSKRLGTFCVLNLSLVPAALAASNCNQLSDNVYTGSNGVKFEIFCDTSTLNGNIFAYYSDGDEFQDCVERCDDVPICAVALYLAGSGDCALINSYQGTRTLTGNDIAIRLPPGSETTTSAELTSSEALSTEGLSTEDLSTETSSVEATSTVASSTETSTVEGISSTDVQSTEGLATTTSSIETATSEASSTDDSSTETLTTEATLSDVSSTETSSTGEALSTELSSVETSSAEVASTTASAVTTSEASSESLSTSQDSTLATITTSDSQYTSTASIEISTDDCDDETSTVETSAAEVTSTEAGSEIQTTTLSTDSLSSLATTLQTLEQSTSASEYSGSTSLASALTTSETQAETQNSVSTSPPSSVTSAEALASTSSASSLTAVDTYISVSTSLSSFTTSDDISSLPSSSTTTVTETQTTYTQDASVSDSSTETTQHGSKTLSASGVTTIKTEAASGVTTPYPTSDCTWTVYLTMVEYVTCSTGVVPETAITTTYVTADGRGGSYGPPVVTLPSGCIGGYQVDASGHSYPVAQPTKGSYSNSPNHGYDQPSVRPTQASSGNSHPGYKNVKPYVPAPTAESHGDSEPEHSNGQPPAPHSTQGSHVNSPDDKYSQPSVPVHGSAESNENEPQPTGNGASSTAVSAYGPGAPANPPVSSDVHHGQEDISTTFAIKATATETRQAPSADSSAPGEAPSTPVIASGASRHQGMVWTLIAGALIALRL; this is encoded by the coding sequence ATGAAGTTGTCAAAGCGCCTCGGGACCTTCTGTGTCCTGAACCTATCTCTCGTCCCAGCTGCACTAGCAGCCTCAAACTGCAATCAATTGTCCGACAATGTTTATACCGGATCCAACGGTGTTAAATTCGAAATTTTCTGCGATACTTCTACACTTAATGGAAACATCTTTGCCTATTATTCTGACGGAGATGAATTTCAAGATTGTGTGGAAAGATGCGATGATGTCCCAATCTGTGCCGTTGCATTGTATTTGGCAGGCAGCGGTGACTGTGCTTTGATCAACTCTTACCAAGGCACTAGGACATTGACTGGTAACGATATTGCTATCAGGTTACCACCGGGAAGTGAAACGACGACATCTGCCGAGTTGACATCATCAGAGGCTTTGTCTACTGAGGGTTTGTCAACAGAAGATCTGTCTACTGAGACTTCATCCGTCGAGGCTACATCAACCGTGGCTTCTTCAACAGAGACGTCAACGGTAGAAGGGATTTCATCGACCGACGTTCAATCAACAGAAGGTTTAGCGACTACCACTTCATCTATTGAGACCGCGACATCGGAGGCTTCTTCAACAGACGACTCGTCCACTGAGACGTTGACCACTGAGGCTACGTTATCAGACGTTTCTTCGACAGAGACGTCATCAACAGGAGAGGCTCTATCGACAGAACTTTCATCGGTAGAGACTTCTTCAGCAGAAGTTGCATCTACAACTGCATCTGCTGTAACAACATCGGAAGCTTCTTCAGAGTCCTTGTCAACTTCTCAAGATTCTACTCTGGCTACTATTACCACTTCAGACTCGCAATACACGAGTACTGCTAGTATCGAGATATCAACTGATGACTGCGACGACGAGACGTCAACTGTTGAGACCTCGGCCGCTGAGGTAACATCCACAGAAGCGGGATCCGAGATACAGACCACGACCCTGTCCACCGATAGCCTGAGTTCCCTTGCTACAACCCTTCAAACATTAGAACAATCTACTTCAGCCTCTGAGTATTCTGGTTCTACATCATTAGCATCTGCTCTGACGACTTCGGAGACGCAGGCGGAGACTCAGAATTCTGTGTCGACATCCCCGCCAAGCTCTGTTACTAGCGCTGAAGCTCTTGCTTCTACTTCATCAGCATCTTCCTTGACAGCTGTGGATACTTATATTTCCGTATCAACATCTCTGTCAAGCTTCACTACTAGTGACGATATTTCTTCTCTGCCTTCGTCTTCGACAACTACTGTCACTGAGACTCAGACAACCTACACTCAAGATGCTTCCGTGTCTGATTCTTCTACTGAAACCACACAGCATGGCTCCAAGACACTTTCAGCCTCTGGTGTTACTACCATCAAGACAGAAGCTGCGAGCGGAGTGACAACACCTTACCCCACTTCCGACTGCACCTGGACTGTTTACCTGACCATGGTTGAGTATGTCACTTGCAGCACTGGTGTAGTTCCAGAGACAGCTATCACTACCACATATGTCACGGCTGATGGCCGCGGTGGAAGCTATGGACCTCCCGTGGTTACATTACCTTCTGGATGTATTGGAGGTTATCAGGTCGATGCTAGCGGTCACAGCTATCCTGTGGCGCAACCTACGAAGGGATCATACAGCAACTCTCCCAACCATGGGTATGACCAGCCATCTGTTCGACCTACACAGGCATCGTCGGGTAACTCTCATCCTGGCTATAAGAATGTCAAGCCTTACGTTCCCGCCCCTACTGCAGAGTCACACGGAGACTCTGAACCAGAGCACAGCAATGGCCAGCCTCCTGCTCCTCATTCCACACAGGGGTCACACGTCAACTCTCCCGACGACAAGTATAGCCAGCCATCTGTTCCTGTCCACGGCTCAGCAGAGTCCAATGAGAACGAGCCTCAACCAACAGGAAATGGGGCTTCCTCAACAGCTGTTTCCGCATACGGACCCGGTGCCCCAGCGAACCCTCCAGTGTCATCAGATGTCCATCACGGACAAGAAGACATCTCAACGACCTTTGCAATCAAGGCCACTGCCACCGAAACGAGACAAGCACCCAGCGCCGATTCTTCAGCCCCTGGGGAGGCACCATCTACACCAGTAATTGCTTCAGGAGCAAGCAGACATCAGGGCATGGTTTGGACACTAATTGCTGGAGCTCTCATTGCACTGAGACTTTAA